Proteins from a genomic interval of Paenibacillus lentus:
- the pgmB gene encoding beta-phosphoglucomutase, whose product MTSIKACLFDLDGVLVDTAKYHYLAWKRLADELGFTFTEQDNEKLKGVSRMASLDILLSVGQLEFDDAKKLELAERKNSWYFESISKMDHSEILPGALEFLKACRENGLKTALGSASKNAMTILNNTGLTPYFDAIIDGTHTSQAKPDPEVFLLGAKALSVSPEQCVVFEDAEAGVEAAHRAGMSCVGIGSADTLGKAELIVPSLQEMTIDRLKELNAVR is encoded by the coding sequence ATGACCTCAATCAAAGCTTGTCTTTTTGACCTGGACGGCGTCCTGGTCGACACCGCCAAATATCACTATTTGGCTTGGAAGCGGCTCGCGGATGAGCTCGGTTTCACGTTTACCGAGCAGGATAACGAGAAGCTCAAAGGGGTTAGCCGCATGGCATCCCTGGATATTTTGCTAAGTGTAGGTCAGCTTGAGTTCGATGATGCTAAAAAGCTTGAACTGGCCGAGCGAAAAAACAGCTGGTACTTCGAATCCATTTCAAAAATGGATCATTCGGAAATATTGCCGGGGGCGCTGGAGTTCCTCAAGGCCTGCCGGGAGAATGGCCTGAAGACCGCCCTTGGATCAGCTAGCAAAAACGCGATGACCATTTTGAATAATACCGGCTTAACTCCTTATTTTGATGCCATTATCGACGGGACACATACAAGCCAGGCCAAGCCCGATCCAGAGGTATTCCTGCTTGGCGCCAAGGCCCTATCGGTGTCTCCTGAGCAATGCGTCGTCTTCGAGGATGCCGAGGCCGGGGTCGAGGCTGCACACCGCGCTGGCATGAGCTGCGTCGGAATCGGCTCAGCAGATACACTAGGCAAGGCTGAACTTATCGTTCCTTCACTGCAAGAAATGACGATAGACCGTCTTAAGGAGTTAAATGCTGTTCGCTAA
- the pulA gene encoding type I pullulanase, with product MANRKSVRLVTVFLVMLMVVNLMGIGQAFGKANSPSSSPSSFAVLQGEQNELHSPLFQEDGSVTVTGITEAGSLYVVGNFSASRWNSFVEMTKVSTYNENGTELSVYSYTIPKTDFIANKGVVEYKFSTAEGDWNASYADPRNMSKISVNSAIYSLSMRDAAGHPPRKEVSQGQSIDLKAVRILADGTVVDLTDNAEWSSSQPGVISVTGGKVKVADHAATGARAVISAVYENIATELELKVVDHILASPVIHDDGTVTFNNNTHTGNELYVIGSMNGWSLDKSEAMSMDAKGVFSATMLLSPGSYPYKFNASRLNWDESFADPLNPLQSEGNSVLHVPGIQIGLADTVGKGSSTELTATLVRTDGTTAEVSPQWSLKESDLTGVAISEGKLVIADDTIVKKFTIVAEHDGRSSEKEITVVSDLYTFNLHYYRYDDEQSDWNMWIWPEGQDGSSYPFTGVDADGFAVGVYTSASPKIGVLTRLSTPDNDWSAQEMDRKVEMPAGQTTTDVYLVENDPKVYFARPDTSPRFSAVMADSLDTLIAEASSEVADADLSTMELTDITDGNRKLSVNAVKISDRKLRITIANPQEFDVTHAYTVETANFAPTPVTMRKILDDPSFYYAGGDLGLTYTTVGSTFKLWAPTATKVSVSLYSSSGDYNENGLVTDHSGGTERVLSRAANGVWSGTVSGDLKGQFYMYKVEFADGTVNYAVDPYAVAVSANGQRTAIIDLRDTNPATWTPENKPTLIQPTDAVLYELHIRDFSISPDSGMSHKGKYKAFTEKGTTTSQGLPTGIDHLKSLGVTHVHLLPAYDFKTVNELAVDDPASVAPKYNWGYDPQNYNVPEGAYSSNPSDPAARIREFKEMVQSLHDEGIGVVMDVVYNHTFSIEDGPFNRIVPGYYYRTTDAGTYSNATGVGNEIASERPMVRKYIRDSVKYWAQEYGVDGFRFDLMGLIDIETMTEVTNELHQEVAPELIVYGEPWDMGPTPLPQNLKTIKGMQQNKGFAVFNDDFRGAIKGDSDGAGKGFATGEPGQEAAIVTGIKGATDSFAVMPSEAVNYVIAHDNLNLWDKIVRTQGLDADLGMLNIRDGVLESGGSIENAVAAAQPYKYVGAGNDVLDNETVRRSLLANGIVLTSQGIPFLHAGDEFLRTKYGDHNSYRSPDAINQIRWENKDKFKPVFDYYQGLIELRQSHPAFRMNSKEAIANHLQVLKSDGNIVSFQLKNYANGDTWNNIVVIYNANQTAQTVALPGGSAWNIVVNDRAAGTTKLGAPVTGSVQVAGLSMMVLYDEETVYTPEVSKIDLTPDTIGLEPGMIRSMTAVVRDQKGNPMTGASIEWSTSDSTVATVSERGLIRAESAGTATITATVGHVQASSTVQVGTLHPTKLALTGASEVYATQSTFISATLQDQFGQPLKGKALAWSSSDPSIATVSATGEVKGIKPGTVTITAQIGELKAEKQLKVLGFVKKMVQLRYTRPDQNYEDWNLWIWGTGGVSDGQVDFTVRDGVAIANIETAPDSSSVGFVVRKGTDWSTAKQDIPDDRNIPIGTGQTFVKVNVQSMVMEMDILPEVNGPELNEGHIIFYYRDDRLFRQDAMSNISGVKLNVSSGQDEHSYEMIYDAKNEYFVYTLKNVEPGKYYYDFTVTHNDRDSVVLDEKNPQREGNRSVVEFLKPELHIQGEVSPASLNGTIAYHENAVLALRVSGDEGVKLREAYADLRELGGGAKEVIDPQLLERTISVADHVTAGVKTIGLTVIDEYGNKHHGTVKITVQARTGNSPLDFDWDEARIYFLLTDRFYNGDSSNDNPNHIPGSFNPDQPEAYHGGDIRGIIEKLDYLDELGINTIWITPIVDNIDFDVRYGKSGPQFGYHGYWAKNFEIMDEHLGDIDDFKELIDKAHDRGIKIMVDVVLNHAGYGLKQADQSAGVPGYPTAVDQERFAGMLRDGGTDTVHGELAGLPDFKTEEAAVRDKLIEWQVGWLNKARTDRGDTIDYFRVDTVKHVDETTWMAFKNELTKVKPDFKLIGEYFGASPGNTGGFLGNGQMDSLLDFQFKDKAKDFVNGQIDSVESYLQQRNAMLTSDKTFGQFLSSHDESGFLSHYVDGDVGKLKVAAALQMTSKGQPVVYYGEELGQSGSTAGDMDLGEFNENRNDMPWDKVDGRDAEAMDIHGHYTKLLQIRAKHSKVFSKGTRAKLSGSDESGYVVFSRTYGDEAVIVGLNTKSEASTAEFAVPYEAGTILTEEYSQSKYTVADSGKVFVTIPGKDQGGTVVLSASKQEKPPKPGNGDSGSSSSSSSSRSGSDGSGGGDSAAIPADVQFVNDLTPQSGVIPVMAEPGKSKLVLPANAAAMDGTNGLSLKTEPFTLDVPASVVRQLIGLISGDSSLNSASSNRTLKGASSRILDGAQIVFSFQPLADEEGQRLLKLAEQHERATLISQGKVFDLALYVVTKDGTTLMLDRYAAPLHIQFNANAASDDSMAGVRGVLGIYRFNDAGSLSYAGARWSEAGVSARLSALGKLALAGYDKMFSDVPGGYWASEAIQQLAARQITAGGSEDVFAPASSVTRAEFTAMLVRVLNLEHKLDPSMLDPSDSMAYTDVPSSAWYAEAIAAANAAGIVKGRANGTFGSTDGITREEMAVMLMRAYAVMNGARSANSTGDMPFKDSHSIAPWARQAVSEAAALGILRGTGSDLFEPKDQLSRAESAQVIWKLLQQRQ from the coding sequence ATGGCTAATCGAAAGTCAGTTCGCTTGGTTACAGTATTTCTGGTTATGTTAATGGTCGTTAACCTGATGGGAATCGGTCAAGCGTTTGGTAAAGCTAATTCACCATCCAGTTCACCGTCATCGTTCGCCGTCCTCCAGGGAGAGCAGAATGAACTGCACAGTCCTTTGTTCCAAGAGGACGGTTCCGTAACTGTAACTGGGATTACGGAAGCGGGGAGCCTGTACGTGGTAGGTAACTTTAGCGCCTCCCGCTGGAATAGCTTCGTTGAAATGACAAAAGTAAGCACTTACAACGAGAATGGAACCGAGCTGAGCGTATATTCATACACTATTCCGAAGACGGATTTCATCGCCAATAAGGGAGTTGTTGAATATAAATTTTCGACAGCAGAGGGAGATTGGAATGCTTCTTACGCCGATCCCCGCAACATGTCCAAGATTAGCGTGAATTCCGCGATTTATAGCTTAAGCATGCGGGATGCCGCGGGGCATCCTCCTAGAAAAGAAGTGAGCCAAGGGCAATCCATAGACTTGAAAGCCGTCAGAATTCTTGCGGATGGCACAGTCGTGGATTTAACGGACAATGCCGAATGGTCATCCAGTCAACCTGGAGTGATTTCTGTAACTGGCGGAAAAGTGAAGGTTGCTGATCATGCAGCGACTGGAGCGCGTGCAGTTATATCGGCTGTCTATGAAAATATTGCAACAGAATTGGAATTGAAGGTCGTTGATCATATTCTTGCCAGCCCTGTTATTCATGACGATGGCACCGTGACCTTCAATAACAACACTCATACAGGGAACGAGCTTTATGTTATCGGCTCCATGAATGGCTGGTCTCTGGATAAGAGCGAAGCAATGTCTATGGACGCAAAGGGCGTGTTCTCAGCCACGATGCTCCTGTCGCCGGGCTCTTATCCATATAAATTCAATGCAAGTCGTTTGAATTGGGATGAGAGTTTTGCAGACCCGTTAAATCCGTTGCAAAGCGAAGGCAATTCGGTTCTGCACGTTCCAGGTATTCAAATCGGGCTAGCGGATACGGTCGGAAAGGGAAGCTCGACAGAATTAACAGCTACGCTCGTTCGAACGGATGGCACGACAGCAGAGGTGTCCCCGCAGTGGTCCTTGAAGGAGAGCGACTTGACCGGGGTGGCGATATCCGAAGGGAAGCTTGTCATCGCGGACGATACGATCGTAAAGAAATTTACGATTGTTGCTGAGCATGATGGGCGAAGCAGCGAGAAGGAAATAACCGTAGTATCGGATCTGTACACCTTCAATCTGCATTATTATCGTTATGACGACGAGCAGAGTGACTGGAATATGTGGATTTGGCCTGAAGGACAGGATGGCAGCAGCTACCCGTTTACAGGTGTGGATGCCGACGGCTTTGCAGTTGGCGTATATACGTCAGCTTCGCCGAAGATCGGAGTCCTGACACGTTTGAGTACTCCGGATAACGACTGGAGCGCGCAGGAAATGGATCGCAAGGTTGAAATGCCTGCGGGCCAAACTACCACTGACGTGTACCTGGTGGAGAACGATCCAAAGGTATATTTTGCGAGACCGGATACTTCACCGAGGTTCAGCGCTGTGATGGCGGACAGCCTAGATACGTTAATCGCTGAGGCCAGCAGCGAAGTGGCGGATGCGGATCTAAGCACAATGGAGTTAACGGATATAACGGATGGAAACAGGAAGTTATCGGTGAATGCCGTCAAAATAAGTGATCGTAAGCTCAGAATCACGATAGCTAACCCGCAAGAGTTTGACGTAACCCATGCTTATACGGTAGAGACAGCCAACTTTGCGCCTACCCCGGTGACGATGCGCAAAATATTGGATGATCCATCCTTTTATTACGCCGGAGGAGATTTGGGTCTAACCTATACCACGGTAGGCAGTACGTTCAAGTTATGGGCGCCAACTGCAACGAAAGTGAGTGTGTCGCTATACAGCAGTTCAGGCGATTATAACGAGAACGGTCTCGTGACAGATCATTCGGGCGGAACGGAGCGTGTACTGAGCCGTGCAGCAAACGGGGTATGGTCGGGGACGGTATCCGGCGATTTAAAAGGACAATTTTATATGTACAAGGTAGAGTTTGCGGATGGCACGGTCAATTATGCGGTAGATCCATATGCGGTCGCCGTCTCGGCAAATGGACAGCGTACTGCCATCATTGATTTGCGGGATACGAATCCTGCAACCTGGACACCGGAGAACAAACCAACGCTAATTCAGCCTACCGATGCAGTGCTATATGAGCTGCACATTCGCGACTTCTCCATCAGTCCAGACTCTGGAATGTCGCATAAAGGAAAATATAAGGCTTTTACGGAGAAAGGAACGACAACGTCCCAGGGACTTCCCACGGGAATCGATCATCTAAAATCACTTGGGGTCACGCATGTGCATTTGCTGCCGGCCTATGATTTCAAGACGGTTAATGAACTAGCCGTGGACGATCCAGCCTCTGTTGCTCCAAAATACAACTGGGGATACGATCCACAAAACTACAATGTGCCTGAAGGGGCATATTCCAGTAATCCAAGTGATCCTGCGGCGAGAATACGCGAATTCAAGGAAATGGTGCAGAGCCTGCACGATGAAGGCATCGGCGTCGTGATGGATGTCGTATATAATCATACTTTCTCGATTGAAGACGGACCTTTTAATCGAATTGTCCCGGGTTATTATTATCGGACGACAGACGCGGGCACGTATTCCAACGCTACAGGAGTAGGCAATGAAATTGCCTCGGAACGCCCGATGGTTCGCAAGTATATCCGTGATTCCGTAAAATATTGGGCCCAAGAATACGGCGTAGACGGTTTTCGCTTTGACCTGATGGGACTCATCGATATCGAAACGATGACCGAGGTGACGAATGAACTGCACCAGGAGGTGGCTCCCGAGCTGATCGTGTATGGTGAGCCATGGGATATGGGCCCGACGCCACTGCCGCAAAACCTGAAGACGATCAAAGGGATGCAGCAAAATAAGGGGTTTGCCGTATTTAATGATGATTTCCGCGGTGCAATTAAAGGGGATAGCGACGGAGCAGGCAAGGGCTTTGCCACGGGAGAGCCCGGCCAGGAAGCTGCTATTGTCACAGGAATCAAAGGCGCGACAGATTCCTTCGCGGTGATGCCATCGGAGGCAGTGAACTATGTTATCGCGCATGACAATTTGAATTTATGGGATAAAATTGTTAGAACCCAAGGGCTAGACGCTGATCTTGGTATGCTGAATATTCGGGACGGCGTACTGGAGAGCGGAGGAAGCATCGAGAATGCGGTCGCTGCCGCCCAGCCCTACAAATATGTTGGAGCGGGCAATGATGTATTGGATAATGAGACGGTGCGGCGCTCGTTGCTGGCGAATGGAATTGTATTAACTTCGCAGGGGATACCGTTCCTGCATGCAGGCGACGAATTTCTGCGTACCAAATACGGCGATCATAATAGCTACCGAAGCCCGGATGCGATCAATCAGATTCGCTGGGAGAACAAGGACAAATTCAAGCCGGTATTCGACTATTATCAAGGCTTGATTGAGCTGCGCCAAAGCCATCCGGCCTTCCGGATGAATTCCAAGGAAGCCATCGCCAACCATTTGCAGGTATTGAAGAGCGATGGTAACATCGTGTCATTTCAATTGAAAAATTATGCAAACGGTGACACCTGGAACAATATCGTCGTCATTTACAACGCCAATCAGACGGCTCAGACCGTAGCGCTTCCCGGCGGCTCAGCCTGGAACATCGTTGTTAATGACCGGGCTGCCGGGACGACGAAGCTGGGTGCTCCGGTGACAGGCAGTGTCCAGGTTGCCGGATTGTCGATGATGGTGCTGTACGACGAAGAAACCGTGTACACGCCGGAGGTGAGCAAGATTGACCTGACTCCTGACACCATAGGACTGGAACCAGGCATGATTCGCTCGATGACGGCCGTTGTTCGCGACCAGAAGGGCAACCCGATGACGGGAGCAAGCATCGAGTGGAGCACTTCCGACAGTACGGTGGCCACAGTAAGCGAGAGAGGATTGATCCGTGCCGAATCGGCAGGAACGGCAACGATTACAGCAACCGTCGGCCACGTTCAGGCCTCTTCCACGGTACAGGTCGGTACGCTGCATCCAACTAAGCTTGCGTTAACGGGTGCGAGCGAAGTCTATGCTACGCAGTCCACGTTTATAAGTGCAACACTGCAGGATCAATTCGGTCAGCCATTGAAAGGCAAAGCTTTAGCTTGGAGCAGCTCGGATCCATCTATTGCAACCGTCAGTGCGACTGGTGAAGTCAAGGGAATCAAGCCAGGCACTGTGACGATCACGGCTCAGATTGGAGAGCTTAAGGCAGAGAAGCAACTGAAGGTTCTGGGTTTCGTTAAGAAAATGGTACAACTGCGCTATACACGTCCGGATCAGAATTATGAAGATTGGAACCTCTGGATTTGGGGAACCGGGGGCGTGAGCGATGGACAGGTGGATTTCACTGTTAGGGACGGCGTTGCGATCGCCAATATCGAGACTGCCCCGGACAGCAGCTCTGTCGGTTTTGTTGTCCGCAAAGGCACCGACTGGAGCACGGCAAAGCAGGACATTCCCGATGATCGGAATATTCCAATCGGAACCGGACAGACCTTTGTGAAGGTGAATGTGCAAAGCATGGTCATGGAGATGGATATACTGCCAGAGGTAAACGGACCGGAATTGAACGAAGGACATATTATTTTCTATTACCGGGATGACCGTCTTTTCCGGCAAGATGCGATGTCCAATATATCCGGCGTGAAGCTAAATGTTTCTTCGGGGCAGGATGAGCATAGCTACGAGATGATCTATGATGCGAAGAATGAGTATTTCGTGTATACCTTGAAAAATGTCGAGCCGGGTAAGTATTATTATGATTTTACGGTTACCCATAATGACCGCGACAGTGTTGTTCTGGACGAGAAAAATCCGCAGCGCGAAGGCAATCGCTCCGTGGTTGAGTTCCTGAAGCCAGAGCTGCACATTCAAGGGGAGGTGTCCCCTGCAAGCCTGAATGGAACGATCGCCTACCATGAGAATGCAGTACTAGCGCTGAGAGTATCCGGGGATGAAGGCGTGAAGCTGCGCGAGGCTTATGCGGATTTAAGGGAGCTCGGTGGCGGGGCTAAAGAAGTTATTGACCCGCAGTTGCTGGAACGGACGATTTCCGTTGCGGATCACGTTACAGCGGGTGTTAAAACTATCGGACTGACGGTTATTGATGAGTACGGCAACAAGCATCACGGTACAGTCAAAATTACAGTACAAGCGAGAACGGGGAACTCGCCGCTGGATTTCGACTGGGATGAGGCGAGAATTTACTTTTTGCTGACAGACCGTTTCTATAATGGCGATTCAAGTAATGACAATCCAAACCATATTCCGGGAAGCTTTAATCCTGATCAGCCGGAAGCCTATCATGGAGGTGATATCCGGGGAATTATCGAGAAGCTTGATTATTTGGATGAACTGGGGATTAACACGATTTGGATTACGCCGATTGTAGACAATATCGATTTTGATGTTCGTTATGGCAAGAGCGGGCCGCAATTTGGCTACCATGGCTACTGGGCTAAAAACTTCGAAATCATGGATGAGCATCTTGGTGATATTGACGATTTCAAGGAACTGATCGACAAGGCCCATGATCGCGGGATCAAAATTATGGTCGACGTAGTGTTGAACCATGCCGGATATGGATTGAAGCAAGCAGATCAGTCAGCAGGGGTTCCGGGTTACCCGACAGCCGTCGACCAAGAGAGGTTTGCCGGTATGCTGCGTGACGGCGGCACAGATACGGTTCACGGCGAACTTGCCGGACTGCCGGACTTCAAGACAGAAGAAGCCGCGGTCAGGGATAAGCTGATTGAATGGCAGGTGGGGTGGCTGAACAAGGCGCGCACCGATCGGGGAGATACGATTGACTATTTCCGAGTAGATACGGTGAAGCACGTCGATGAGACGACCTGGATGGCCTTCAAGAATGAGCTGACGAAGGTGAAGCCGGACTTCAAGCTGATTGGGGAGTATTTTGGGGCATCTCCAGGCAATACCGGGGGATTTCTAGGGAATGGCCAAATGGATTCTTTATTGGATTTTCAATTTAAGGATAAAGCCAAAGATTTTGTGAATGGTCAAATTGATAGCGTGGAGTCATATTTGCAGCAGCGGAACGCCATGCTGACGAGCGATAAGACGTTCGGGCAATTTTTGAGCAGCCATGATGAGAGTGGGTTTCTGTCTCACTATGTAGACGGAGATGTCGGTAAGCTGAAGGTTGCGGCAGCGCTGCAAATGACGAGCAAAGGCCAGCCGGTCGTATACTACGGTGAGGAATTGGGGCAATCGGGCAGTACGGCCGGTGACATGGATCTTGGCGAATTCAACGAGAATCGGAATGACATGCCTTGGGATAAAGTGGATGGGCGCGATGCCGAGGCGATGGATATTCACGGTCATTACACCAAGCTGTTGCAGATTCGTGCTAAGCATTCGAAGGTGTTTTCTAAGGGAACGCGGGCGAAGTTGAGCGGGTCGGATGAGAGCGGGTATGTCGTATTCTCCAGAACGTATGGAGATGAGGCGGTGATCGTGGGATTAAATACGAAGTCGGAGGCCAGTACGGCTGAGTTTGCAGTACCCTACGAAGCAGGAACGATTTTGACGGAGGAATACAGCCAGAGCAAATACACGGTGGCTGACAGCGGCAAAGTGTTCGTAACTATTCCAGGCAAGGATCAAGGCGGAACTGTTGTGCTGTCCGCTTCAAAACAAGAAAAGCCGCCAAAGCCTGGAAACGGGGATTCCGGATCATCATCCTCCTCTTCGTCAAGTCGTAGTGGAAGTGACGGAAGCGGAGGAGGAGATAGTGCAGCAATTCCGGCGGATGTACAGTTCGTGAACGACCTGACTCCGCAGAGCGGCGTGATTCCGGTTATGGCCGAGCCGGGAAAAAGCAAGCTTGTGCTGCCGGCGAACGCTGCTGCTATGGACGGAACGAACGGGCTTTCCCTGAAGACGGAACCGTTTACGCTGGATGTACCAGCTTCTGTCGTAAGGCAACTGATCGGCTTGATTTCGGGCGATAGCTCTTTGAACAGCGCTTCTTCAAATCGCACGTTGAAGGGTGCTTCAAGCCGCATTTTAGACGGAGCACAAATCGTCTTCTCCTTCCAGCCTTTAGCCGATGAGGAAGGGCAGAGGCTGTTGAAGCTGGCTGAACAGCATGAACGTGCTACACTTATATCCCAAGGAAAGGTGTTTGATCTGGCGTTGTACGTTGTGACCAAGGACGGGACAACATTGATGCTGGATAGGTATGCCGCGCCGCTGCATATTCAATTTAATGCGAATGCGGCGTCCGATGATTCGATGGCAGGGGTACGTGGTGTGTTGGGGATATACCGTTTTAATGATGCCGGTTCGCTGTCCTATGCAGGAGCCCGTTGGTCGGAGGCTGGGGTTTCAGCTAGGCTGAGCGCACTCGGAAAGCTTGCGCTTGCAGGCTACGACAAGATGTTTAGTGATGTTCCCGGCGGATATTGGGCTAGCGAGGCCATTCAGCAACTGGCAGCTCGACAAATCACTGCGGGGGGCTCTGAGGATGTCTTTGCGCCAGCATCCAGCGTAACGAGAGCGGAGTTCACGGCCATGCTCGTTAGAGTGCTGAACCTGGAGCATAAGCTGGATCCGTCGATGCTTGATCCTTCTGATAGTATGGCATACACCGACGTACCTTCAAGCGCATGGTATGCTGAGGCGATTGCAGCTGCCAATGCAGCAGGTATAGTGAAGGGACGCGCGAACGGTACGTTTGGCAGCACGGATGGCATCACGCGTGAGGAGATGGCAGTCATGCTAATGAGAGCCTATGCCGTGATGAATGGCGCAAGAAGTGCAAATAGCACTGGCGATATGCCATTCAAGGACAGTCATAGCATTGCTCCATGGGCTAGGCAGGCGGTATCAGAGGCAGCTGCATTAGGCATATTGCGGGGCACGGGCAGCGATCTATTTGAACCAAAGGATCAGTTGAGCCGCGCCGAGAGTGCACAGGTAATTTGGAAGCTGCTGCAACAACGGCAATAG
- a CDS encoding LacI family DNA-binding transcriptional regulator, with amino-acid sequence MAVTIKDVARKAGVSPSTVSRVLSNHPRISTETSQKVKAIMEQLGYHPNIMAKSLVSKTTNSICIMLPKSAEELFSNYFFMELIRGIVTQASRLGYDVLISSGANEKEEVEGVSRLLNGRRVDGVILLYSRTNDPVVDFLHENNHPFVLIGRSDQYPDILSVDTDNVQASYDATKHLISLGHERIGFVSGPPELVVSKDRLKGYMQALADAGLESHPEWIVEGEFLQESGYRAMSFFMNLPNRPTALVLIDDVVAFGILRGLHELKYNVPEDLCLVSFNNIPLSELSTPPLSSIDIGIYNLGYTASQVLIQSIKNNQDASYQKRQIIPHRLMIRESSIHSVRS; translated from the coding sequence ATGGCTGTAACCATTAAAGATGTTGCTAGAAAGGCCGGAGTATCTCCTTCCACCGTGTCCCGGGTGCTGTCCAATCATCCAAGAATCAGCACGGAGACTTCTCAAAAAGTAAAGGCGATTATGGAGCAGCTTGGCTACCATCCCAACATTATGGCGAAAAGCCTGGTATCCAAGACAACGAACAGCATTTGCATCATGCTGCCTAAATCAGCCGAGGAATTGTTCTCCAATTACTTTTTTATGGAGCTGATCCGCGGCATTGTCACCCAGGCAAGTCGTTTGGGATATGATGTACTCATCAGCTCTGGAGCAAATGAGAAGGAAGAGGTCGAAGGCGTCTCTAGACTTCTTAACGGCCGCCGGGTCGATGGAGTCATCCTCCTCTATTCCAGGACAAATGATCCTGTCGTCGATTTTCTGCATGAAAATAACCATCCCTTCGTTCTGATCGGACGGAGTGATCAGTATCCTGATATATTGTCCGTAGATACCGACAACGTTCAGGCATCCTATGATGCGACCAAGCACTTAATTTCACTTGGACATGAACGTATTGGATTTGTAAGCGGACCACCGGAGCTTGTCGTTTCCAAGGATCGGTTGAAAGGTTACATGCAGGCACTTGCAGATGCCGGGTTAGAATCCCATCCTGAATGGATTGTCGAAGGAGAATTCCTACAAGAAAGCGGCTACCGGGCCATGTCGTTTTTCATGAATCTTCCGAATCGCCCGACTGCGCTCGTTCTGATCGATGATGTCGTCGCCTTTGGAATATTGCGGGGCTTGCATGAGCTTAAATATAATGTGCCCGAAGACTTGTGTCTGGTGAGCTTTAACAACATACCTTTATCCGAATTGTCGACGCCGCCATTGAGCAGTATTGATATCGGCATTTACAATTTGGGATATACTGCTTCCCAGGTACTGATCCAGTCGATCAAAAATAATCAGGATGCCTCCTATCAGAAGCGCCAGATTATACCGCATCGGCTGATGATCCGCGAATCTTCCATCCATTCCGTTCGCTCATAG